A window of Acyrthosiphon pisum isolate AL4f unplaced genomic scaffold, pea_aphid_22Mar2018_4r6ur Scaffold_21404;HRSCAF=23888, whole genome shotgun sequence genomic DNA:
gtataatctaCATTAATAGGAAAAgaactaaaataaatcaaaaatatctattggtCAAAATTACACAaaagttgttaatattttgaacgttATTATctcatttatgaaaaataatgatataaacatttggtgataaTTTCAAGACTCTATATTCAacggttatttgttttcaattagcTCCATAAAAGCTGGAGTATTTTTACTGCCACAAAAGGTGATGCGAGATAGAAAAAAACACGCATCATGTAAAAATCATCTAGGGTTCaacttttaagtatacaatcaacacaatttttgaaataaataaattacaattgtgtacataatatattatatacgaacatgtgtaaaatattaccacacaaaaaaaatctataatattatagctttaaaaataaaaataaatcaaaataaatcattacgTTATACTGCTATCAAGNNNNNNNNNNNNNNNNNNNNNNNNNNNNNNNNNNNNNNNNNNNNNNNNNNCCATCAAGCATACTTTATTATCGTTATAGCCAGCAGGTTCATGTtcaattgttgttgtttttttttatttattattagtgttagCCAACCAGGCTCATTgttcaattgtattttacatgattcttaaattataatatatgattattaccTTACTAgtcaagttattaattattcaacagGCGTGAGGGTGTACTTGTTGTTTCACTTTGATACAACAAGCATCGAGCGCGCATTCAACGCCCATGCCAaaaaccgaatattaaataacgaattgaacaaagttatATAGAGTTGGCACATTTAAcggacaacgaagtgcacgggatcacccatagtaataatataatataatataataagccaTCGCGCTCAACTCACTTGTCTGGCAGTGTTCACCGACGTAGTCTGGTGTGCACCAGCATGAGAATCCATCTGTCTTGCTAAACATTTTAACTCCATCGTTTTCACACTTAAACCCATTGTAAATGTGTTCCATGTTTCGTCTAAATACTTTATCTATAACGTGAAAAGGTATAAAGTTATTAAGAATTcgataaatgataacaataagaTTCGTGTGTGCGTCTCTGCTTCCGATAAAATGGGGGGGGACGAAATTATTAACGAGCCTATAAAGAAAACTCGCTAGTTAGTAGTTACAGAATTTTTCCGAgaaattatacaatgtataataattaatacccaGTCCACTCGTATTCGTAACTTCCAGATAACGAGGAATTGTATAAtcacaaaaaaagcaaaattcGATCGAAAGCATTATAATCACTGCTTCCTAAAATACTCATCTCTGctgaattatcattattgttttttttttttaatgttcctaaattattaatttagttaaattgaACAATATGTGGGAgtcaaaaaagaaaacaaaattcacttgaattataagttattataagttaCTAGCAGACCCGTCGAACTCCGTTTCGCCACCAGATTCGTTTTAAGTaacgttgtaattttttttgttatatatttgaaaaggaaaatatttatttcatttcacaacagtaataaattcattacaattacctactaaaatgaagtgttatttaattgtttcattGTAGTGCTCTTTGGTAAaccacattttttgtttttttgtctgtcGTTAACACAAACAAAGCGGATGGTTTCCCAACTCGTGAACACGCAACGTATAACTGTCCATGtgaaaaacaatgattttcCAAATTTATCCCGCAAACACTAAGCGATTGGCCTTGCGACTTATTAATTGTCATTGCGAACGCAAGGCGAACTGGGAATTGCAATCGTTTGAAGTCAAACGGAAGATCAGTCGGAATCATTGGTATTCGAGgaatacatacattttcacCTGCGTACTTTCCGTTAATAATGGTTGCCTCAATTAAATTCGGCATAAGTCTCTTTACCGAAAGTCGAGTACCGTTGCAAAGTCGCGGTGGATTCAAATTACGCAGTATCAAAATAACTGTACCAACTTTCAGTTGCAAGTTATGTGGTGGAAATCCTGGTATCTCCAGAGAGTTATATTGTTGCTGGCTTGCATGTCTTGTGCGGCGGCCGATGTTCGAACGTCGTTCTCTAGGCATTTTGGACTATGGACAGAGTGTTgaatttaacttcaaatgcacGATCCACATAATTTACACTGAGCTTAAATGAAATTAANNNNNNNNNNNNNNNNNNNNNNNNNNNNNNNNNNNNNNNNNNNNNNNNNNNNNNNNNNNNNNNNNNNNNNNNNNNNNNNNNNNNNNNNNNNNNNNNNNNNNNNNNNNNNNNNNNNNNNNNNNNNNNNNNNNNNNNNNNNNNNNNNNNNNNNNNNNNNNNNNNNNNNNNNNNNNNNNNNNNNNNNNNNNNNNNNNNNNNNNNNNNNNNNNNNNNNNNNNNNNNNNNNNNNNNNNNNNNNNNNNNNNNNNNNNNNNNNNNNNNNNNNNNNNNNNNNNNNNNNNNNNNNNNNNNNNNNNNNNNNNNNNNNNNNNNNNNNNNNNNNNNNNNNNNNNNNNNNNNNNNNNNNNNNNNNNNNNNNNNNNNNNNNNNNNNNNNNNNNNNNNNNNNNNNNNNNNNNNNNNNNNNNNNNNNNNNNNNNNNNNNNNNNNNNNNNNNNNNNNNNNNNNNNNNNNNNNNNNNNNNNNNNNNNNNNNNNNNNNNNNNNNNNNNNNNNNNNNNNNNNNNNNNNNNNNNNNNNNNNNNNNNNNNNNNNNNNNNNNNNNNNNNNNNNNNNNNNNNNNNNNNNNNNNNNNNNNNNNNNNNNNNNNNNNNNNNNNNNNNNNNNNNNNNNNNNNNNNNNNNNNNNNNNNNNNNNNNNNNNNNNNNNNNNNNNNNNNNNNNNNNNNNNNNNNNNNNNNNNNNNNNNNNNNNNNNNNNNNNNNNNNNNNNNNNNNNNNNNNNNNNNNNNNNNNNNNNNNNNNNNNNNNNNNNNNNNNNNNNNNNNNNNNNNNNNNNNNNNNNNNNNNNNNNNNNNNNNNNNNNNNNNNNNNNNNNNNNNNNNNNNNNNNNNNNNNNNNNNNNNNNNNNNNNNNNNNNNNNNNNNNNNNNNNNNNNNNNNNNNNNNNNNNNNNNNNNNNNNNNNNNNNNNNNNNNNNNNNNNNNNNNNNNNNNNNNNNNNNNNNNNNNNNNNNNNNNNNNNNNNNNNNNNNNNNNNNNNNNNNNNNNNNNNNNNNNNNNNNNNNNNNNNNNNNNNNNNNNNNNNNNNNNNNNNNNNNNNNNNNNNNNNNNNNNNNNNNNNNNNNNNNNNNNNNNNNNNNNNNNNNNNNNNNNNNNNNNNNNNNNNNNNNNNNNNNNNNNNNNNNNNNNNNNNNNNNNNNNNNNNNNNNNNNNNNNNNNNNNNNNNNNNNNNNNNNNNNNNNNNNNNNNNNNNNNNNNNNNNNNNNNNNNNNNNNNNNNNNNNNNNNNNNNNNNNNNNNNNNNNNNNNNNNNNNNNNNNNNNNNNNNNNNNNNNNNNNNNNNNNNNNNNNNNNNNNNNNNNNNNNNNNNNNNNNNNNNNNNNNNNNNNNNNNNNNNNNNNNNNNNNNNNNNNNNNNNNNNNNNNNNNNNNNNNNNNNNNNNNNNTAGTTGACATGCTTCTCGATATGTTTGGCATTGGTTGCCATTCACAGTTTTCAAATGCGCAAATGATTTCGGTCCACGTACATTTACTAACAGCAGTCgcaaataaaaacattcatcGTTTCTAGGATGAACAGTGTACATACGACTAGTGCATCAGTTGAAAACACCTGTGGCCAGTCTGGAACTGGGGTTCCTTGTTTGCGACGTTGGAATTTCTTTGTTGATTGATTCCAAGTGTAGTACTTGGGCATTTCAACGTACATCAGCGTCGCTGCGAATGGATCTGCTTCACACATTGCAAAGAAGCTAGTCAATGTTGTCGATGGTGGTCTCTCAGCTCGTTGTGCCGCATTAGCCTCAGTGAAGTAAACTCTTTGGCCATTTTCCAAATGCACTGCTAAATGTACAACTGTAGGATATCTTTCATGAATTTGAAATGACAATAATCGCCACAGTGCTTCATTAGTACTGACGTATCTTCCCATTTGGAAGTTGCTGATTTCGTCATTCACATTTTCCGACGCAATACCAAACACAGCCATGTCGCTGCCTTTTGTAACGATTTCAACACTTTTCTGTTGAATTTTTCCtgaattttcaagaattttcttTGCTATAAACCTCACGTAGCCCAAGACCTTTCCAACGAATGCAAAACCATGGAAATCGGTTGGTGCGTTCTGGAGTTATAGCGTCAGGGAGGAAAACcggacttatttttatatattagatataaaaatctaatatatcTGCATTTTTTGGTGTCATCACTAATGTGATAACCTGCGTATTTCGTTTTATAGATAAGGCAACGTAATAGGAGGTCCGTAGCAGGGAACGGTATGTTTGCGTGCTGGTATCTTTTCTGTCTCCATGTGGACGGTAAAACTCACTTCTTTCAACTTTCTCCCGTAATAGGAAAACTAGAACACATTGTACGATCAGACATTTTGTTGAGCTTCGCCTTAATAAAACACAATCTGAAAACAAAaagacatatacatttttacacaatattacgtCGAAGTCAATACTGCGTGCCGCCTGTGTGCAACAAGTCTACCGCGGTCTCGATCACGCGGTATTAAAACACCCCATCATTAAACCATATCATTAGGTATTCATTATCCTGATGTCAGTTGAAAGCACAAAATTgggttttctctctctggtccNNNNNNNNNNNNNNNNNNNNNNNNNNNNNNNNNNNNNNNNNNNNNNNNNNTTTGACGAATGTTTTCGAACAAAAGTCACATTCATAAGTCCTTTCGtgtgtatttaatttggatttttcaattatgggtttcgtaaaataatgattttgttaaatataataaaagcaaacgttatctattgctgtattattacttgaatgtttttttcagtGATCAAAATTTTCGCTGAGTAAATGAAGTTTACTAAGAGTTGTAAGTActcttgaataaatataatatgtctttcaagATTAGCTTTTTGAACGAAATGTTTTCGAACAAAAGTCACATTCATAAGTCCTTTCGCgtgtatttaatttggatttatCAATTATGCTtttcgtaaaataatgattttgttaaatataataaaagcaaacgttatctattgctgtattattacttgaatgtttttttcagtGATCAAAATTTTCCCTGAATAAATGAAGTTTACTAAGAGTTGTAAGTACtcttgtatcaatataatagttTTGAGGAAAACCGTCGAAAGTCGGGCCGcttatcattaataattctgtattgaattattatataataatatgttaatatgggTGCCAATACATGTATTTATGTTGgttgttatgaatattttccaTTTCCGTTAAATGATCTTGATGTCAAATGTAAAGCAGTACTGTTGGTAATTAATGGTGTCCCACATCACGAACTCGACTGTGTTATAAGTCCTACCATAGTTTTTGTGTGCGAACAAATGGAAATGCCAACACTGTTTGGGTGTCCTTCTCCACTGGACAATTTGTGTACAAGCATGCGTTCGTGTTAATGTACATAAACGGCAAGTCCGCCAAAAGGGTTTCAGCGTATAGTTGTGTTCTCGGTAAGAACGCACCAAATTCTGAactgaatttataattaatattcaaatttagagagcagtaaaaatgttaatttttccaaatgtttattatagttCCTTTAGTGCTCTGATCTAGCCTGACGTTGCCCGTTGGCCAATGATTTGTGTTTGAACGATTGTAATTCTTTTAGACGTTTTCTCTATATCAgtgatattgaaaatataaaaaaacgtataatCCCTTCCCGAATGTCAACCACAAATAAGGCCCAGTGATTTTTGTTTGGGTTGATGGGAATTAAAATTCTTttgtaatcaattaatttttttttactggtcCATTTCATAACAGTTTCATCAATGCTACGATTTATGTATAGTATGTCTGCATTTAGAGATCCATGCTTTGGGCACCACTATGAAGAACACCACTAAAACATATAGATTACGTTTCTACGTTTACATTATGGATTTatactaaaaagttaaaagtagtCCCGTCATTAAGTTCTACGTCATGCGTGTTGTAactaatgtatttgataattttacccTTTtgccatattttattgttggtgTTCCTATAATCTCTAGCTTATACATTATCGCCTATATTAAAAGATACTGCCCTATTACCGCCATTGTTTATTTGCGATATTTGTCGCTCAATAACACTACTTTGCTTATATTCGGCATTAACGCGTCAAAGTGTAAACGTGTTGATTGACCTAACATTAGCTGAGCTGGCGTTTCTCGTGTTGTTGAATTACGTGTATTACGATACATCAAgggaaatttatttaattgggtTTGTGTAGTCgagtattttttaaagaaattttttactgttttgacTGTCGATTCAGCACAGCCGTTCGATTCTGGGTGAATTAGTGCACCTGTCATATCCTTAATGCCTAGATTTTTGCAATATGCTTGAAATTCAACACCTGTGAAACATTTTGAGCCGtctgatgtaatttttttttggaatgccAAAACGTGCTTTCGTTTCTGAAAATTTTTGTATGACAATTTCTGCTGTCATGAAATTTACTTGAAATACTTCTAACCATTTTGTGGTTGCGTCGACTatgacaaaa
This region includes:
- the LOC115034876 gene encoding uncharacterized protein LOC115034876, which gives rise to MAVFGIASENVNDEISNFQMGRYVSTNEALWRLLSFQIHERYPTVVHLAVHLENGQRVYFTEANAAQRAERPPSTTLTSFFAMCEADPFAATLMYVEMPKYYTWNQSTKKFQRRKQGTPVPDWPQVFSTDALVVCTLFILETMNVFICDCC